ATTGTTCCTATTGCTCACTGACGTTGTTCCTCTTCTTTTAGATCTGTTgccctgagctctccctggtCTGGTTCTGATACAGCTGTCCAATTCAGTAGTGAGATAGTAGTTTGgctatttttaagcaaaacaaGTGTGGGAGCTGGAACTCTTGATGGAGAAACGTGGGGGGCAGCAGTGACTGGCAGAAGGACCTCAGTGTGGCAGCTCTTCATCCCCACCATATCTCACTGCTGAATGTGTCTGTTCCTTAATTATTTGGGTCCTCCTTTTAAAAACAGGCATTACATTGCCCTTTTCTACCTTCAGGGACATTGCTCAGCCCTGAGAGTTGTCGAAGAGATTATAGCCAGCTGTGGTTATGGGTGAATTCAATCAAGTGCAGCCAGTCTGGCAGCATCCAAACTCTCCATGTCCTTAACCTCTTTTGTTCCTATTTCTGGCCCAAGTCTGCCCTTTTCCTACCAGCAATTCATTGTATTAGTACGACTAATGGCAGTTCACCTTCTGCACAAAGAGGGAAGCAAAAAAGGCAGTAGTGTTTGTCATTGCCATGAGCTTGGCCTCTGTCTGAACAGTAAGGTCACTGTTCTGACTTTGCTCCTGGTGCTGGTTTCTAACAGGCAACAAATGCAGCTTCTGTTCCCAGCTATTCTCATCTTTTCTTAGTTCTGGTTGGTGGCTAGATGTGTTCATGCCATGCTATTATCAAGATTTCTCATTGTCCACATTTGTTCTCTGGTCAGTTTTCTCCCTGTAAGAACCACTTTGCAGTGTCTAAGGctggccttttttttccagggaacCCTCACAATTGTGCAAAGGGAGTGCTTCTCCCTCAGAGGAGGTGAGATTTAGGCGCTGGgtctttttaaatgttaaataagTGATCTTGAAATCCAAAAGAGGTCACAAAGCAAATTCTCTTGGTGGAAGGGTTGCTGTCAGTCAGGATGGTGGGACTGGGGGGGAATTGCTGAGAAGCCAGGATGTTTTACATCAGCTGTGTGTATTTTGGgaatgtgctgctgcttttgggatGTGGATGGGCAGCAGGATGGAAGGGGTGACAAGGTACAGAAACCCCCCCTTGATTTGGAGGTACTGGacaaaaaatatcttccttccATCAGCTCAAACAGCCTCACTTTTCATGGCTGCCATTTTATTTCCCAGCTGGTTGTTGCTCTCCATGGAGCCCCAGGATCAGCTGGACCTTGCTTTTGGTACCTGGTAGATCTTGGGAAGGAATGCAGGGCTTGGCTGGCCACCCTGCCCCTGCAGTGGCAAGCTGAGTCTTTTCTGGGCAATAAACAGAATTGCACTTTGAGGGATTGAAATCTTCTGCTCAGCAGGCTGATGATGATCCTTGCAGTTCAAGTCAGCCCTGGAGTGCATCCATTCAGTGAGTTTGCTGGGGATATTTCTGCTCACATTGCCAGCACAACAAAAGCTAATTTCCAGAGCTATAGCTGCCTTGGGCTCAGGAAAAGTGTGGGGATGAGTGAGTCAGGCTCTCATTAGAGTAATTATTCTTCTTGCTTGTTTGAAAGACCGGCACTTcccaagtgtgtgtgtgtgtgtatcagTTTATGTCACAGTGACCagttttacagtttttaaaaacagaaccTCAATATTCCTGCCTGCTGATGTGTTTTTGCTGTTGGAAGCTGCATAAGGAGAAATCTGAAAGTGATGTTctacaacaaaatatttcaaatacttGAAGGGTAGACAAGGATGGGTCCtgcctttgcctttctcctgctgTGTCTCAAGCCAGTACACCCTTAGATCACAGAAATTTGGGAGTGCTGAGCTTattcctgcttttgttttaaagctgATTAGCTCAATACTGGATCATCTCAAAGAATTGCCCTGTAAGTCATGGTTTGGAATCCCCTGAAGCCTTTCAGCAGCCAGGGGAATAGGATCAAAAATGCTGTGATAACACTGGTGAGGATAAGAGTGCGCATGTCTGGGGTTCAAGAGTTCTCCTTTAGCTGTTCCTCTCTGACTCCAATATCTGAGGTTATTCCCACAATCTGTCCTGACTTTTATCTGTTCTAACTAGGAGTTAATGCTCTGACCAGAGCTGTGTCTTGGAGGCAAGGCCCAGAAGGATATCCCTGTATTTTTTATAACCAGTCAAGCAGGCTGCCTCAAGGTGGAAGAGGCAGACCCAGAGCCAGCCTTGAGTGAGCCTGCAGATCCTTGGCCAGGCGGAGGCTGTTTGTACCCCCCGTACCACAGGTGAGCTGAGAGGCCTGCTAAGGTTCTAACATTCACTGCTTTTCACTCCAGAAGGCCAGAGACTCCTacctggaggagaggaggcgacagcagatggagagggacCAGGCTTACGTGACcaagaagctgcagcaggaagggtGCGTGCCCCATGGAGACTCACGGCGCCAGCGGACACTGCTGCAAAAATGCACAGCCCTGCGGGAGGAGAGGATCCAGGGCTTCCTGCAGGCCCTGGAGCACAAGAGAGCAGACTTCTTCGAGAGCCTGTGTCCAGTGTCTGCATGACACaggtgctgggctctggggaaCACAGTGTTCGGAgcgagcagctgctgcctgcagggactGGCTCAGCGCGGTCCTGCCgtgggcagccagggctgctccaggagctcccgTCCCgctggccctgcctggagcagggatggcttCTGTGAACTCTCCTGGTCTGTGATGCTGCTGAGGAAGGTGGTGCCAtcctgtgtcacctccctgccctggtgACAGATACCTGCAGCCTGCTGGGTCTCTGCTGCTGGGTCCTTGGCAGGCCAGGTGTTCCGGTGACAAGAAGTTAACTGCAATGAGCCTCCTCCAGTTCTCTGATTCCTCCTGAACTGGCCCAGCCAGACCAGTTCAGTCCTGTTAAATCAGTCTGGCTCAGACTCTTTCCATGGCTTTGCAGTAGGGAGTCTTCTGTTGAGATGTCCTCTGCTGTCCAATCAAGAAAACCCTGCTTTCTGCAGGGAGAGGATTATTCCTGGTGTCAGGGACATTCCCCGCTGCCTGCTCACTGAGAGCATCTTGTCTTTTCCCCACCTGACTGCTGGGTGGGGTGTATCCACTCCTGGTTTCCAGAGAGCTAAAGGAAGGGTTCCCAGCCTTgctgtaagggaaaaaaagctgctcCAAAGCTTCAGCAGGTTCTGAGAACTCTCCTGAGCAGTGTGTGTGGGGAAAACCCAGGTGCAGAAGGTGCTGGTGTTGGACCACACTGACCTTGGGAAAGGCTCTgagcaggcaggaaaaaaggatTGGTTGGGAATGAACCTTctcaggaaggaaaggaaattggCTAGACACAGGTGATGGCTACCATATGCCAAACCCTCTGAGGGAGTTCCAGGGAACGAGGGTGGGCTTAATTCAGGAATTCAGTAGCCAAAACCAACCTCTGACCCCAGCTAAAATGGTTCAGAAGGGCAGTTTGGCTGATACTAATGGGagtggccagagcagctgtggagtATTATTTGTCCTCAGTTTTCCATTGGCAGGGAGATGGACAATCTGTTTTCCAAGGTTGTTTCCATCTCTCATTCCTCCTGGTTTCCGTCCCCACGatcaaaataactgaaaatgaTTTTTGCTCCTGATGCACACACATGTGTGGCAGTACCAGCTGTTGCTGGGTTTGAAGTGTTTCTTCTTACCTCCAGgtgaaaaccacaaaaaatgcagatttaacAGCCTTGTAAGTGCTGCACACTGAGCACTTGGCCTGTGATTGTGAAGAACTGTGTAGTCAAACTGGGAATAAAGTATATTAATaccaaagttattttaaaaataacttgaatatttaaaagtatGTAGAGCTGCTTATTTTAAGGTGTGATAAAGCTGGAACCCAGGTTGAAtgtaataatatttaatttgtgaCAGACTCCTCATGTGATTCCTGTTAGCCTGGGAATTATTTGAAGGTTATTTTTACAGTGTGGTATGAGCAGTTTGCTGATAACCCAAAGCCTGCCTGAGTGAAGCTGTGTGCAGGTACCACCTCTTGTGTAAGTAGCAAAGAGAATTTGGATGTAAATGTGCTGAGAGGATGAGagctgttttgattttaaacttcttttgctgtattttattttctccatgtttCAGGAAACTGTGGAAACAGTGTACTCTCCATGAGATGGAAACTCTCCAGTCTGCTTTGCTAGGCTGATAGGGAGACTCTTCTActcaaaaaatgcatttttgcctttaggaaaaaaaaaaatttccattgtGTTATGACTCTACAGGTGACAAAAGCCACAGTGGTGGCTTTCCACAAAGTACCGGTCCTGTTGCAGGTGAGGTAAGTGAAGGACCTGGTTTATAAAATACTTGTATTAAaagttttaattcattttataaaaGGCATCACCGGAgtaggggaggaggaagagtcCTTCAAGCAGTGGCAAAAGGTTCCTGTTACCTGACCATGTACGTTCCACCTGCATCAGATATTCCAGTAAATGCAATTGCAGTTCTTTCCCCTGTGAGCCTTCCTTTGTTAGAGGGTGGTGGAGATGAGTTACCCAGGCAAACTCCAGAGTTTCAGGAGTGCATCTATCCAGTGACTCTGTGGGAATAGAGCCACAGGCTTCTGTCAGTGAAAACAGAACCTCCATCATTAATTTATATGTGTTGAAGATGGGAAAAATCAGCATGGCTGGAAAAACATGCAGCTGGGGTCTGAAAAAGCCTGAATTTACCTGGACAGGGAAGGGGGGCTGTtctttggggtgtttttctgAATGAGGTTGAACTGAAAAGTGAAAAGTTAAGGGCACAGTGAAGTGGTGATGAAGATCTTTAGCTGGATTTGTAGCACAcgggctgtggctgtgccaggtgtgAGGAATGTCCTCTCTTGGAAGGAGCCCAACTTCCTGAGTCACTTggccccagcagcaggcacCTGTGTGAATTGATTTAACgtcattttattgctttttaacatttttctctctccttccagcACTGCCGCCTCCTTTTTGGGATCCAGCTCTCCGCATCTCCCGTGTTTTTACAGGAAAAGGCTCTCGGCGGCTCCCTCGGGAGCCCCTCCGGGCGCGGGGGGCCTCGCGGGGCCGGAGGTGCTGAACGAACAGCTCCGCTCACCTGCGCGCCGGATCGCGGCGGGGCGCGGGCTTGGGGGGGTGTCCCCCGCTTCTTCCCCCCCCGAGCCGCTTTGCACATCCCGAATTTTcaccttttcctccccattttttcttcccccccccatccccatccccccCGCGGGTTTCCCGCGCGCGCGCACGGGGGGGTGTGAATGGCGCGCGCGCTGCCCCCTCCtcgcgcccccccccccaatcccctccttccctccccgcCTTGGCCCCACCCCACGTGACCCCCGCGGGCCAATGGgcgcgcggggcggcggggaTCCGGCTGGAACCGGTTGGGCCGCGTCCGGCTCTATATAAAACTTTATAAACACCCGATTCCAATTAGTGGGGTCGGGACCAGCGCAGCCCGCCGGGTGCAGCCCCGCGCACCGCTCCCCGCACCGCGCCCGCAAGCCCCCCGCGCCTAGCGCGCCCGGCTCCCCCACC
The sequence above is a segment of the Vidua chalybeata isolate OUT-0048 chromosome 25, bVidCha1 merged haplotype, whole genome shotgun sequence genome. Coding sequences within it:
- the LOC128799773 gene encoding uncharacterized protein LOC128799773 isoform X2 gives rise to the protein MPGHNPAPPPPRAVCAFVRGRRCPLKAGSPSRPRRFGGKAPPPLPALYRPTPALPSPPIPHTDLPPKPTGSDRRGPPAPPAPAALAGNGPHAAPTPGACCWGQVTQEVGLLPREDIPHTWHSHSPCATNPAKDLHHHFTVPLTFHFSVQPHSEKHPKEQPPFPVQVNSGFFRPQLHVFPAMLIFPIFNTYKLMMEVLFSLTEACGSIPTESLDRCTPETLEFAWVTHLHHPLTKEGSQGKELQLHLLEYLMQVERTWSGKNAFFE
- the LOC128799773 gene encoding uncharacterized protein LOC128799773 isoform X1 is translated as MPGHNPAPPPPRAVCAFVRGRRCPLKAGSPSRPRRFGGKAPPPLPALYRPTPALPSPPIPHTDLPPKPTGSDRRGPPAPPAPAALAGNGPHAAPTPGACCWGQVTQEVGLLPREDIPHTWHSHSPCATNPAKDLHHHFTVPLTFHFSVQPHSEKHPKEQPPFPVQVNSGFFRPQLHVFPAMLIFPIFNTYKLMMEVLFSLTEACGSIPTESLDRCTPETLEFAWVTHLHHPLTKEGSQGKELQLHLLEYLMQVERTWSGNRNLLPLLEGLFLLPYSGDAFYKMN